One genomic region from Cyanobium usitatum str. Tous encodes:
- a CDS encoding glycosyltransferase, which produces MALVTPDPLAISLLVRWLLGWLLCQPMPALPGLAPSGEPRVSVLIPARNEALTLPRLLQALALQSLQPLEVIVIDDHSSDATAALAAAAGVTVLASEPLPAGWCGKTWALHQGVAASSGELLVFLDADTEPNPSFLARLIANQQRQGGLVSVQPFHRTEKPYEQLSVLFNLVGLMAVPLGANGGVAFGPAMVTSRCDYDRIGGHASVTDKVVEDWFLAHRYEAAGLPVSAFLGHGSLAYRMYPGGLGDMVIGFDKNFATAAGEVHWPWMLAVLLWLSGLFWAAWCLPAALLNWPMVGDHSLAPNLVLYGGYALQLLLITRRIGSFGWINLVFPIPVLFFLGVFLLAILNLERGSISWKGRQFPTR; this is translated from the coding sequence ATGGCCCTAGTGACACCAGACCCCCTGGCTATTTCCCTGCTGGTGCGCTGGTTGCTGGGCTGGTTGCTGTGCCAGCCCATGCCTGCCCTGCCTGGGTTGGCGCCGAGCGGTGAGCCGCGAGTGTCGGTATTAATTCCCGCCCGCAACGAGGCCCTCACCCTGCCCCGGCTATTGCAGGCCCTGGCCCTGCAGAGCCTGCAGCCCCTAGAGGTGATCGTGATCGACGACCACTCCAGCGACGCCACCGCAGCCCTTGCAGCCGCCGCCGGCGTCACAGTGCTGGCATCAGAACCGCTGCCAGCGGGATGGTGCGGCAAAACCTGGGCGCTTCATCAAGGCGTCGCGGCAAGTTCTGGGGAGCTACTTGTTTTCCTAGATGCCGACACCGAACCCAATCCCAGCTTCCTGGCCCGCCTGATCGCCAACCAGCAGCGCCAGGGCGGTCTGGTGTCGGTTCAGCCCTTCCACCGCACCGAAAAGCCCTACGAACAACTCTCTGTGCTGTTCAACCTGGTGGGGTTGATGGCGGTTCCCCTGGGGGCAAACGGTGGGGTGGCCTTTGGCCCAGCGATGGTGACTAGCCGCTGCGACTACGACCGCATCGGCGGCCACGCCTCGGTGACAGACAAGGTGGTCGAAGACTGGTTTTTGGCTCACCGCTATGAAGCAGCAGGACTGCCGGTAAGCGCTTTTTTAGGCCACGGCAGCCTGGCCTACCGCATGTATCCCGGCGGTCTTGGCGACATGGTGATTGGGTTTGACAAAAACTTCGCCACCGCTGCCGGTGAGGTGCACTGGCCCTGGATGCTTGCAGTGCTGCTGTGGCTCTCGGGCCTGTTCTGGGCCGCTTGGTGCCTGCCCGCCGCCCTGCTCAATTGGCCGATGGTGGGCGACCACTCCCTCGCGCCCAACCTGGTGCTCTACGGCGGTTACGCCCTGCAACTACTGCTGATCACCCGCCGCATTGGCAGCTTTGGCTGGATCAATTTGGTGTTTCCGATTCCGGTGCTGTTTTTTCTGGGGGTGTTCCTGCTGGCGATCCTCAACCTGGAGCGGGGATCGATTAGCTGGAAAGGCCGCCAATTCCCCACCCGTTAG
- a CDS encoding DCC1-like thiol-disulfide oxidoreductase family protein, producing the protein MIGLPALDHPVLVFDGGCPFCRHFAELAELRSGIANLAIRDGRSDHELRRQLRQQGWDLSRGAVVLAEGRVLHGAEAIQWICSRLEPSATLLQLLGPLLATPERARRLYPMLLLARRLALAVRGLPLDPDQPAGQAATGSVN; encoded by the coding sequence ATGATTGGCCTCCCGGCACTTGACCATCCGGTACTGGTGTTTGACGGCGGTTGTCCCTTCTGCCGCCATTTCGCTGAGCTGGCGGAACTGCGCAGTGGCATCGCGAACTTGGCGATCCGCGATGGCCGCAGCGATCACGAACTGCGGCGGCAGCTGCGGCAGCAGGGCTGGGACCTGAGCCGGGGTGCCGTGGTTTTGGCAGAGGGCAGGGTGCTGCATGGAGCCGAGGCGATTCAGTGGATCTGCAGCCGGCTGGAGCCCAGCGCCACCCTGCTGCAGCTGCTTGGCCCGCTGCTCGCCACACCAGAGAGAGCGCGGCGGCTCTATCCAATGCTGCTGCTGGCCCGGCGCCTCGCCCTGGCCGTGCGGGGGTTACCCCTGGATCCAGACCAACCAGCTGGGCAGGCTGCAACAGGTAGCGTGAATTGA
- a CDS encoding acyl-CoA desaturase, giving the protein MPRLRRFLYSLGPVLTIAAHLGCLLLFWTGLSLGAALWALGLYLVRMLATTAIYHRLITHSSYKAPRPVAWIGAFVGASAGQMGPSWWKAHHQAHHRHVDTCADPHTPLAPSAGWRGLWRSQVGWLLSSSFFPATLPADVEADPVLRLIDRLHFVPVLLLAGLSWQLGGLPWLAAFCLSTTVLYHCVASVNSLAHLQGDQPFATGDASRNNLFVAVITLGEGWHNLHHAFQASVRQGITLRQGRVRLLPDPTYRFIRLLERCGWAWDLRIPSNHALLARGADS; this is encoded by the coding sequence GTGCCCCGTCTACGTCGCTTTCTGTACTCCCTCGGGCCCGTCCTGACCATTGCCGCCCACCTTGGCTGCCTGCTGCTTTTTTGGACCGGTCTCAGCCTCGGTGCGGCCCTTTGGGCTTTGGGGCTCTACCTGGTGCGCATGCTGGCCACCACGGCCATCTATCACCGCCTGATCACCCACTCCAGCTACAAGGCGCCCCGTCCCGTTGCCTGGATCGGTGCCTTTGTGGGCGCTTCGGCAGGTCAGATGGGCCCTAGCTGGTGGAAGGCCCACCACCAAGCCCATCACCGCCACGTCGACACTTGCGCCGATCCCCATACCCCCCTTGCTCCTTCAGCGGGATGGCGAGGCCTGTGGCGCTCCCAGGTTGGTTGGTTGTTGTCCTCGAGTTTTTTCCCCGCAACCCTGCCGGCCGATGTGGAGGCCGATCCCGTATTGCGCCTGATCGACCGGCTCCATTTTGTGCCCGTGCTGCTGCTGGCCGGCCTGTCTTGGCAGCTGGGCGGCCTGCCTTGGCTGGCGGCCTTCTGCCTAAGCACAACAGTGCTTTATCACTGCGTGGCCAGCGTTAATTCCCTGGCCCACCTGCAAGGCGACCAACCCTTTGCCACCGGAGATGCCAGCCGCAACAACCTATTTGTGGCCGTGATCACCCTGGGCGAGGGCTGGCACAACCTCCATCATGCATTCCAAGCTTCGGTGCGTCAGGGCATCACCTTGCGGCAAGGGAGAGTGCGGTTGTTGCCCGATCCCACCTATCGCTTTATTCGCCTGCTGGAGCGTTGCGGCTGGGCCTGGGATCTAAGGATCCCCAGCAATCACGCCCTGCTTGCTCGCGGCGCTGATAGCTAA
- a CDS encoding cell division protein SepF has protein sequence MPSPFNEWMPEVVVFHPTRFEEAQWIVHHLRERKTVLVHAGAMERSEAQRLIDFVAGGVSAIDGQAECLDELTFVFVPEMVALRRDPAPL, from the coding sequence ATGCCCAGCCCATTCAACGAATGGATGCCCGAAGTGGTGGTGTTTCACCCCACCCGCTTCGAGGAGGCGCAGTGGATCGTGCATCACCTGCGCGAGCGCAAGACCGTGCTGGTCCACGCCGGGGCGATGGAGCGCAGCGAGGCCCAGCGGTTGATCGATTTTGTGGCTGGTGGTGTCAGCGCTATCGACGGACAGGCCGAATGCCTCGACGAGCTCACCTTTGTTTTCGTCCCGGAGATGGTGGCCTTGCGGCGGGATCCCGCACCGCTGTAA
- a CDS encoding Nif11-like leader peptide family natural product precursor, with translation MSKAQLTAFMVKVDADTALRARVDAAGSVDAVVAIALEQGHAFSPASWSRAQRL, from the coding sequence ATGTCGAAAGCCCAGCTCACAGCCTTCATGGTCAAGGTTGATGCTGATACGGCCCTAAGGGCCCGTGTCGATGCCGCCGGCAGTGTCGATGCGGTAGTGGCGATTGCCCTGGAGCAGGGCCATGCCTTTTCTCCGGCTTCCTGGTCCCGCGCCCAGCGCCTCTGA
- a CDS encoding RNA recognition motif domain-containing protein: MTIYVGNLSFDAEAEDVQHLFSQYGQVSKCSLPLDRDTGRKRGFAFVEMANEAEETKAIEDLQDVEWMGRAIRVNKAEPRGSGGGGGGGGGGGGRRDFGGGGGYNGGGYGGGGSRY, from the coding sequence ATGACCATTTACGTCGGCAATCTTTCCTTCGATGCAGAAGCGGAAGATGTCCAGCATCTGTTCAGCCAGTACGGACAGGTGAGCAAGTGCAGCCTTCCCCTTGACCGCGACACCGGCCGCAAGCGCGGTTTCGCCTTCGTCGAAATGGCCAATGAGGCCGAAGAGACCAAGGCAATTGAAGACCTCCAAGACGTTGAGTGGATGGGTCGCGCCATCCGCGTCAACAAAGCTGAGCCCCGCGGCAGCGGTGGTGGCGGCGGTGGCGGCGGCGGTGGCGGCGGTCGCCGCGACTTCGGCGGTGGCGGTGGCTACAACGGTGGTGGCTACGGCGGTGGCGGCAGCCGCTACTGA
- a CDS encoding glycosyltransferase, whose amino-acid sequence MLALLERSFSAAPSLQPAPSGNSLAPTSCTVVVPAYNEADNISDCVRAILASEAPCEHWALLVVDDDSCDATAALALQAGAGDPRFGLLSAGARPPAERWVGKNWACFRASSELESDWLIFIDADVRVAPGALRAALTDAIAHGADLLTLAPRLTCGCLAEWLVQPIIASLLGLGFPIERANDPADSLAFAAGPFLLFRSQAYRAIGGHAAVAGEVVEDLALARAIKGQGFRLRYLLGLDWLTLRMYRDFASLWEGWTKNWLLGLDGDVAKALAAGAVVVQLYAIPWLLLPPALLLAWRSPLPLSWLPALVDLLAIALQLAIRLWSRRHFGTPLNWWWLAGLGGLVIGAMAPVSVIKTLSGRGWTWRGRSLHM is encoded by the coding sequence ATGCTGGCCCTATTGGAGCGCAGCTTCAGTGCGGCGCCATCTCTACAACCAGCTCCATCAGGAAACTCCCTAGCCCCTACCTCCTGCACCGTGGTGGTGCCGGCATACAACGAAGCTGACAACATCAGCGACTGCGTGCGGGCAATCCTTGCCAGCGAGGCGCCATGTGAGCACTGGGCGCTGCTGGTGGTCGACGACGACTCATGCGACGCCACTGCCGCCTTAGCTCTTCAGGCGGGCGCAGGCGATCCACGCTTTGGCCTGCTGTCGGCGGGTGCCCGTCCCCCGGCAGAGCGCTGGGTGGGTAAAAACTGGGCCTGTTTTCGAGCCAGCAGCGAGCTCGAAAGCGACTGGTTGATCTTCATCGATGCGGATGTGCGCGTCGCTCCGGGAGCGCTGCGGGCCGCCTTGACAGACGCCATTGCCCACGGGGCAGATTTGCTCACCCTGGCGCCGCGCCTCACCTGTGGCTGCCTGGCCGAATGGCTGGTGCAGCCGATCATCGCCAGCTTGCTGGGCCTGGGTTTTCCCATTGAGCGCGCTAATGATCCCGCCGATTCCCTGGCCTTTGCAGCGGGTCCGTTTCTGCTGTTCCGCAGCCAGGCCTACAGAGCTATTGGTGGCCACGCTGCCGTGGCTGGCGAGGTGGTGGAGGATCTCGCCCTGGCTCGGGCGATCAAGGGCCAGGGCTTCCGCCTGCGCTATCTGCTCGGCCTCGACTGGTTGACCCTGCGCATGTACCGAGACTTCGCTTCGCTCTGGGAAGGCTGGACCAAAAACTGGCTGCTGGGCCTCGATGGTGATGTGGCGAAGGCTTTGGCAGCAGGTGCGGTGGTGGTGCAGCTCTACGCCATTCCCTGGTTGTTGCTGCCCCCAGCCCTTCTGCTGGCCTGGAGATCACCCCTGCCCCTGTCCTGGTTGCCGGCCCTGGTGGACCTGCTGGCCATTGCTCTGCAATTGGCGATCCGGCTCTGGAGTCGTCGCCATTTCGGCACTCCCCTCAACTGGTGGTGGTTGGCGGGTCTGGGCGGGCTGGTGATTGGCGCCATGGCCCCGGTGTCGGTGATCAAGACCCTCAGCGGCCGGGGCTGGACCTGGCGGGGTCGCTCCTTGCACATGTAG
- a CDS encoding esterase/lipase family protein — MASAPPLVLVHGLWDTPRLFDRLKIQLDGRRSPLLIPYLPNRLGATPILELAHRLGSQIEATFGPHTQIDLLGFSMGGVIGRTWIQLQGGRFRTRRFISVGSPQQGTLTAQPWPSWLLAGIADMKWGSPLLRQLNTNLEGLDGVDCCSFFCAADLMVLPGWRAVLPLGPRQPLPVRTHQQLLQHPAALEPLVAELLRP; from the coding sequence ATGGCAAGCGCTCCCCCCTTGGTGCTGGTGCATGGTCTGTGGGACACGCCACGCCTGTTTGATCGCCTCAAAATCCAGCTGGATGGGCGGCGATCTCCACTGCTGATTCCCTATCTACCTAATCGCCTTGGTGCCACTCCGATCCTGGAGCTAGCTCACCGGCTGGGCAGCCAAATCGAAGCAACCTTTGGTCCCCACACCCAAATCGACCTGCTGGGCTTCTCAATGGGCGGCGTGATCGGCCGTACCTGGATCCAACTTCAGGGCGGCCGATTCCGCACCCGCCGCTTCATCAGCGTCGGTAGCCCCCAGCAGGGCACTCTCACGGCTCAGCCCTGGCCCAGCTGGCTGCTGGCTGGCATCGCCGACATGAAGTGGGGCAGCCCGCTGCTGCGCCAGCTCAACACCAATCTCGAGGGGCTAGACGGCGTGGATTGCTGCAGCTTCTTCTGCGCTGCCGACCTGATGGTGCTGCCTGGTTGGCGCGCCGTATTGCCGCTGGGTCCGCGGCAGCCCTTGCCCGTGCGCACCCACCAGCAGCTGCTGCAACATCCCGCAGCGCTGGAGCCACTGGTTGCCGAATTGCTGCGCCCCTGA
- a CDS encoding CP12 domain-containing protein — MSSIADQLVTYRSALAEATERGDQAVARKLEQQIKELQDFQVRHPEETEAPTPFEVFCDLNPSDVNCLVYDD, encoded by the coding sequence ATGTCGAGCATTGCTGACCAGTTGGTGACCTATCGCTCAGCTCTGGCGGAGGCCACGGAGCGGGGAGATCAGGCCGTTGCCCGCAAGCTTGAGCAGCAGATCAAGGAGCTGCAGGATTTTCAGGTGCGCCATCCGGAGGAAACCGAGGCTCCAACACCGTTTGAGGTGTTCTGTGATCTCAACCCATCGGATGTCAATTGCCTCGTCTACGACGATTGA
- a CDS encoding SulP family inorganic anion transporter: MTTASEPPRRPALLNHISTNNIKGDLFGGVTAAVIALPMSLAFGVASGAGAAAGLWGAVLVGLFAALFGGTPSLISEPTGPMTVVMTAVIASLSASDPENGLAMAFTVVMLAGVFQIVFGFLKLGRYVTQMPYTVISGFMSGIGLILIILQLGPFLGQAIPKGGVIGTLSALPQLLQNARQPEVVLALITLAILWFTPAAIKKIAPPQLIALVAGTVLSLTLLNGGAGAEAGEGVRRIGEIASGFPQLRMPYFELGLASKMLIDAAVLGMLGCIDALLTAVIADSITRTEHNSNKELIGQGLGNLVSGLFGGLPGAGATMGTVVNIQAGGRSALSGISRAVILMVVILAFTGVAAQIPQAVLAGIALKVGVDIVDWGFLKRAHRISISGALIMYLVIALTVLVDLIAAVGIGVFIANILTIDKMSSLQSKSVKSISTGDGDLLIPDDEKALLDQGKGKVLLIQLNGAMIFGVAKAIGREHNAIGDVKAVVFDLTEVSHLGVTAALAVENAVEEAIEKGREVFVVGASGTTQRRLEKLGLYKKLTPDRTNLSRRDALQRSVAAIG, translated from the coding sequence ATGACAACCGCTTCGGAGCCCCCCCGGCGCCCGGCCCTGCTGAATCACATCAGCACCAACAACATCAAAGGCGATCTATTTGGCGGCGTCACGGCAGCGGTGATCGCCCTGCCCATGTCCCTTGCCTTCGGAGTGGCCTCCGGTGCAGGTGCCGCCGCCGGCCTCTGGGGGGCTGTGCTGGTGGGCCTGTTTGCCGCCCTGTTCGGTGGCACCCCTTCCCTAATTTCTGAGCCCACCGGGCCGATGACGGTGGTGATGACCGCCGTCATCGCCAGCTTGAGCGCCAGCGATCCGGAAAACGGCCTGGCCATGGCCTTCACCGTGGTGATGCTGGCCGGTGTGTTCCAGATCGTCTTCGGCTTCCTGAAGCTGGGGCGTTACGTCACCCAGATGCCCTACACGGTGATCTCGGGCTTCATGAGCGGCATCGGGCTCATTTTGATCATCCTGCAGCTTGGCCCCTTCCTCGGCCAGGCCATCCCCAAGGGCGGCGTGATCGGCACCCTCAGCGCCCTGCCCCAGCTGCTTCAGAACGCCCGCCAGCCGGAAGTGGTTCTGGCTCTGATCACCCTGGCCATCCTCTGGTTCACCCCGGCGGCGATCAAGAAAATCGCCCCCCCCCAGCTGATCGCCCTGGTGGCCGGCACGGTGCTCTCCCTCACCCTGCTCAACGGGGGCGCTGGGGCCGAGGCCGGGGAAGGAGTGCGTCGCATCGGTGAAATCGCCTCAGGATTTCCCCAGCTCCGCATGCCCTATTTCGAGCTGGGTCTGGCGAGCAAGATGCTCATTGATGCCGCCGTGCTCGGCATGCTCGGCTGCATCGATGCCCTACTTACCGCAGTGATCGCCGACAGCATCACCCGCACCGAACACAACTCCAACAAGGAATTGATTGGCCAGGGCCTAGGAAATCTGGTGTCTGGCCTGTTCGGCGGCCTGCCCGGGGCCGGAGCCACCATGGGCACGGTGGTGAACATCCAAGCCGGCGGCCGCAGCGCCCTCTCGGGCATCAGCCGGGCCGTGATCTTGATGGTGGTGATCCTGGCCTTCACTGGCGTCGCCGCCCAGATTCCCCAGGCGGTGCTTGCCGGCATCGCCCTCAAGGTTGGTGTCGACATCGTCGACTGGGGCTTCCTCAAGCGAGCCCACCGCATCTCGATCAGCGGCGCCCTGATCATGTATCTGGTGATCGCCCTCACCGTGCTGGTCGATCTAATCGCTGCTGTGGGCATTGGCGTATTCATCGCCAACATCCTCACCATCGACAAGATGAGCTCCCTGCAAAGCAAGAGCGTCAAGTCGATCAGCACCGGCGACGGCGACCTGCTGATTCCCGACGACGAGAAGGCCCTGCTCGACCAGGGCAAAGGAAAGGTGTTGTTGATCCAGCTAAACGGCGCCATGATCTTTGGTGTGGCCAAGGCCATTGGCCGTGAACACAACGCCATCGGCGACGTGAAGGCTGTGGTTTTTGACCTCACCGAGGTGTCACACCTGGGGGTGACTGCTGCGCTGGCTGTGGAGAACGCAGTTGAGGAAGCGATCGAGAAAGGGCGTGAGGTATTCGTGGTGGGAGCCAGCGGCACCACTCAGCGCCGCTTGGAG
- a CDS encoding NAD(P)-binding protein produces the protein MPSSGPESIAVIGAGVSGCAFVAQLRRLGYTGTLSLWETGRGPGGRASTRRSRQDHGLRIDHGAPLLNITGATEPLLLQPLLAGGWIEPWPGLIAQLQGEATLRPGQADALGLGQLYRGRGGMDHLCKGLLSLAGEAGEAWQPHYGTLVRHLDCKDGVWQLLGREGELLGQAHWLVLSSTLLAHPRSRQIFGWQEVPLKQAAERLGDLRLEHALTVIAGIRTEARSNLLVLLEATAAGPWSSLPFSLLHFDAAAQQRWGLQRITVQPLADGRCAVVAHSSHSFAADHLDVYGTHSAVARMLQLPPDEGREDTVIAALTTALEQVMAPWLPGLDLAAADRQLMRWGAAFPLAPGLPSELSCCPSSRVGFCGDFIAGVGFGRIEGALRSGEQLAHELCALA, from the coding sequence ATGCCCAGTTCGGGCCCTGAATCCATCGCCGTGATCGGGGCCGGGGTATCGGGCTGCGCTTTCGTTGCCCAGCTGCGCCGCTTGGGTTACACCGGAACCCTCAGCCTTTGGGAGACAGGGCGAGGCCCGGGCGGACGGGCGAGCACCCGGCGCTCCCGCCAGGATCATGGGCTGCGCATCGATCACGGGGCGCCCCTGCTCAACATCACCGGCGCAACGGAGCCGCTGTTGTTGCAGCCCCTGCTGGCGGGAGGCTGGATTGAGCCGTGGCCTGGTTTGATCGCCCAGCTCCAGGGGGAGGCGACCCTGCGGCCAGGCCAGGCTGATGCCCTGGGGCTTGGCCAGCTCTACCGGGGTAGGGGTGGCATGGATCATCTCTGCAAAGGACTGTTAAGCCTGGCCGGCGAAGCTGGCGAAGCATGGCAGCCCCACTACGGCACCCTGGTGCGCCACCTCGATTGCAAGGATGGTGTCTGGCAGCTGCTGGGTCGGGAGGGGGAGTTGCTGGGGCAGGCCCATTGGCTTGTGCTGAGCAGCACCCTGCTGGCCCATCCGCGCAGCCGCCAGATCTTTGGCTGGCAGGAGGTGCCCCTCAAGCAGGCCGCAGAACGGCTGGGCGACCTCCGGCTGGAGCATGCACTCACTGTGATCGCCGGCATCCGCACCGAGGCCCGCAGCAATTTGCTGGTGCTGCTTGAGGCAACCGCGGCAGGACCTTGGTCCAGTCTTCCTTTCAGCTTGCTCCATTTCGATGCTGCTGCCCAGCAGCGCTGGGGGCTGCAGCGGATCACCGTCCAGCCCTTGGCTGACGGTCGCTGCGCCGTGGTGGCCCATTCCAGCCACTCCTTTGCCGCCGATCACCTTGATGTCTATGGCACCCATTCCGCCGTGGCCCGCATGCTTCAGCTGCCCCCCGATGAGGGCCGGGAAGATACGGTGATCGCCGCTCTCACCACCGCGCTTGAGCAGGTGATGGCCCCCTGGTTGCCTGGCCTTGATCTGGCTGCGGCTGATCGCCAGTTGATGCGCTGGGGTGCCGCTTTTCCCCTGGCGCCTGGACTGCCCTCCGAACTCAGTTGCTGCCCAAGCAGCCGGGTGGGGTTTTGCGGTGACTTCATCGCTGGGGTGGGATTTGGGCGGATTGAGGGTGCCCTGCGCAGCGGCGAACAGCTGGCCCACGAGCTTTGTGCACTTGCCTAA
- a CDS encoding cation:proton antiporter: MLPISPLLLEFSSHQLEVAETLIQVGRFVVIFLAARAIAEVMVRLQLPTILGELVAGVLIGVSGLHLIVPPETQAQLSAGVAALLASLAQISPDAAREVYSETFPNLQAVSQLGLFALLFLTGLESELDELVAVGVQATTVAVAGVVLPFALGTAGLYFIFHVPLIPAVFAGAAMTATSIGITASVFGELKWLKRREGQIVIGAAVLDDIIGIVILAVVVAIVGGGAFSLGPVLKLCLAAVAFVAVALVLSRKAAPAFDWVVDQLKAPGDVAVASFLVLTICCFAAQAIGLEAALGAFAAGLILSASKHTHDIDAAVKPLVALFATVFFVLIGTGLDLSVLNPFDPANREGLIVAAFLLVVAMAGKVAAGWSYFSKEPTNRLVVGLGMMPRGEVGLIFLGLGSQAGILTPALEAAILLMVIGTTFLAPILLRLVIPPTLEEAQPTS, translated from the coding sequence ATGCTGCCGATCTCTCCGCTGTTGCTGGAGTTCAGTTCCCACCAGCTTGAGGTGGCGGAAACCCTGATTCAGGTGGGCCGCTTTGTGGTGATCTTCCTAGCTGCAAGGGCCATCGCTGAAGTGATGGTGCGCTTGCAGTTGCCCACGATCCTTGGTGAGCTAGTGGCTGGGGTGCTGATCGGTGTTTCGGGACTGCATCTGATTGTGCCGCCAGAAACCCAGGCCCAGCTAAGTGCCGGAGTCGCCGCTCTGCTTGCCTCCTTGGCCCAGATCAGCCCCGACGCAGCACGAGAGGTCTACAGCGAAACCTTCCCGAACCTGCAGGCGGTTTCACAGCTGGGGCTGTTTGCTCTGTTGTTTCTCACCGGTCTGGAGAGTGAGCTCGATGAGCTGGTGGCTGTGGGCGTCCAGGCCACCACGGTGGCTGTGGCCGGCGTCGTGCTGCCCTTTGCCCTAGGCACTGCTGGCCTCTACTTCATCTTTCATGTGCCGTTGATTCCCGCTGTTTTTGCCGGGGCCGCCATGACGGCCACATCCATCGGTATCACCGCCAGTGTTTTCGGCGAGCTGAAATGGCTGAAGCGCCGCGAGGGCCAGATCGTCATCGGTGCCGCCGTGCTCGACGACATCATCGGCATTGTGATCTTGGCGGTTGTGGTGGCGATTGTTGGTGGTGGCGCCTTCAGTCTTGGCCCGGTGCTGAAGCTGTGTCTGGCGGCGGTGGCGTTTGTGGCGGTGGCCCTGGTGCTGAGCCGCAAGGCCGCACCCGCCTTCGACTGGGTGGTGGATCAGCTCAAGGCCCCCGGCGATGTGGCCGTGGCCAGCTTTCTGGTGCTCACCATTTGTTGCTTTGCCGCCCAGGCGATTGGGTTAGAGGCGGCCCTAGGTGCCTTCGCCGCTGGCTTGATCCTCAGCGCCTCGAAGCACACCCACGACATCGACGCGGCGGTCAAGCCCCTAGTGGCCCTGTTTGCCACGGTGTTTTTTGTGCTGATCGGCACCGGCCTGGATCTTTCAGTGCTCAACCCTTTCGATCCGGCCAATCGAGAGGGCCTGATCGTGGCCGCTTTCCTGCTGGTGGTAGCCATGGCTGGCAAGGTGGCTGCCGGCTGGAGCTACTTCAGCAAGGAACCCACCAACCGCCTGGTGGTTGGGCTGGGGATGATGCCCCGCGGCGAGGTGGGCCTGATTTTCCTGGGGCTCGGCAGCCAGGCCGGCATCCTCACGCCGGCGCTGGAAGCAGCAATTTTGTTGATGGTGATTGGCACCACCTTCCTGGCCCCGATCCTGCTGCGGCTGGTAATTCCTCCCACTTTGGAGGAGGCCCAGCCGACCAGCTAA
- a CDS encoding potassium channel family protein, translating into MPKHFWSIVPRRPPSRRARKPWRAPLSLAMLVNAGAIGYHLSEGWDWGDSYWMVLITLSTLGFSDGHTQILSAGGRVVTTLLILGGLVVVQISIQGVLGLSESGYFRRLRERRFRSWLSTMHNHVILCGYGRIGREIAEQLARENVPLLVVEMDAERREAAEERGLAVLMADATLDETLLDAGIHRCRALVAALPNNASNLYVVLSARGMAPNCRLIARSDSEEAERKLRLAGADQVVSPYVSGGRTMAATALRPLAVTFMDLLAGSGCEVEEFLLSSDPADLGSLNGASLAELQLGSRSGALVLAIVPPQPEVNDMPKQYRGSQYSPQRPELLANPGSDTRLAPGQMLVVMGSQKQLDRFTRLLGTALKSVDVMST; encoded by the coding sequence ATGCCCAAGCACTTCTGGTCAATCGTCCCAAGACGACCACCCTCTCGGCGAGCGCGCAAACCCTGGCGGGCTCCCCTGTCGCTGGCCATGCTGGTGAATGCCGGCGCCATCGGCTACCACCTCAGTGAGGGGTGGGATTGGGGGGATTCCTACTGGATGGTGCTGATCACGCTCAGCACCCTGGGATTCAGCGACGGGCACACCCAAATCCTGAGCGCCGGTGGGCGGGTGGTCACCACCCTGCTGATCCTCGGCGGCTTGGTGGTGGTGCAGATCAGTATCCAAGGGGTGCTGGGTCTGTCTGAATCCGGGTACTTCCGGCGCCTGCGCGAGCGCCGATTCCGCAGTTGGCTATCCACCATGCATAACCATGTGATCCTTTGCGGCTATGGCCGCATCGGCCGCGAGATCGCCGAACAACTTGCCAGGGAAAACGTTCCCCTGCTGGTGGTGGAGATGGACGCGGAGCGCCGCGAGGCAGCCGAAGAGCGGGGGCTGGCCGTGCTGATGGCCGACGCCACCCTCGACGAAACCCTTCTGGATGCCGGCATCCACCGCTGCCGTGCCCTGGTGGCGGCCCTACCCAACAACGCATCCAACCTCTACGTGGTGCTGAGCGCCCGGGGTATGGCGCCCAACTGCCGGCTCATAGCCCGTTCCGACAGTGAGGAAGCGGAACGCAAGCTGCGCCTAGCCGGCGCCGATCAAGTGGTGAGCCCGTATGTCAGTGGGGGGCGCACCATGGCCGCCACCGCCCTACGGCCCCTGGCAGTGACCTTCATGGATCTTTTGGCTGGCTCTGGCTGCGAGGTGGAGGAATTTCTGCTCAGCAGCGACCCAGCTGACCTTGGCAGCCTCAATGGCGCATCCCTGGCGGAGCTCCAGCTCGGCTCGCGCTCTGGGGCCCTAGTGCTGGCGATCGTGCCGCCCCAGCCAGAAGTAAACGATATGCCGAAGCAGTACCGGGGCTCCCAGTACTCCCCACAGCGGCCGGAGCTGCTGGCAAATCCCGGTAGCGACACTCGCCTGGCCCCGGGCCAGATGCTTGTTGTCATGGGCAGTCAGAAGCAGCTGGACCGATTCACCCGGCTGCTTGGCACCGCCCTTAAAAGTGTGGACGTGATGTCCACATAA